Proteins encoded in a region of the Bacillus horti genome:
- the sspI gene encoding small acid-soluble spore protein SspI, with protein sequence MNLNLRHAIVENLNGSDEEHIRATILDAIESGEEKMLPGLGVLFELMWDKSSNEEKELVISHIKAGLQ encoded by the coding sequence ATGAATCTTAACCTGCGTCATGCGATAGTTGAAAACCTTAATGGAAGTGATGAGGAGCATATTCGGGCAACAATTTTAGATGCTATTGAAAGTGGAGAGGAAAAAATGCTACCTGGTTTAGGCGTATTATTTGAGCTGATGTGGGATAAAAGCTCAAATGAGGAAAAGGAACTAGTCATTTCTCATATTAAAGCGGGGCTTCAGTAA
- a CDS encoding M42 family metallopeptidase — protein MSGQDTTLQMFKELTECPGVPGNEHAVKKVMEKWIEPHATELQQDHLGSLIAKKTGQADGPKIMVAGHLDEIGFMITQITESGFLKFQTLGGWWEQVMLAQRVLVLTRKGEVEGVIGSKPPHILPPEARKKSVNVKEMFIDIGAASREEAEEFGVRPGDTVVPICPFTVMKNPKLLMAKAWDNRIGCAIAIDVMKRLKEEDHPNTFYGVGTVQEEVGLRGAQTAGHFVQPDISFAVDVGIAGDTPGIKPEEANSKIGKGPQIILYDASMIAHKNLTDFVVKVAEENQIPYQFDFINGGGTDAGRIQLTGNGVPSLAITIATRYIHSHAGILHRDDYDNAVNLLVAVIKKLDAETVEKIKLG, from the coding sequence ATGTCTGGTCAAGATACTACCTTACAAATGTTTAAGGAGCTAACGGAATGTCCCGGTGTTCCTGGAAATGAACATGCTGTAAAAAAGGTGATGGAAAAGTGGATTGAGCCACATGCTACAGAGCTTCAGCAGGATCACCTTGGCAGCTTAATTGCTAAAAAGACAGGTCAGGCTGACGGGCCTAAAATCATGGTTGCCGGTCACCTAGATGAAATAGGCTTCATGATTACTCAAATCACAGAAAGTGGATTCCTTAAGTTTCAAACATTAGGCGGCTGGTGGGAGCAGGTTATGCTAGCCCAGCGTGTTTTAGTATTAACTAGAAAAGGTGAGGTTGAAGGGGTTATTGGCTCGAAGCCACCACATATTCTACCTCCAGAAGCACGTAAAAAATCAGTAAATGTGAAGGAAATGTTTATTGACATTGGAGCAGCAAGTCGTGAGGAAGCGGAAGAGTTTGGTGTTCGTCCTGGAGATACGGTAGTTCCTATTTGTCCTTTTACAGTCATGAAGAATCCTAAGCTATTGATGGCTAAAGCATGGGATAATCGAATTGGCTGCGCCATCGCTATTGATGTGATGAAGCGCTTAAAGGAGGAGGATCATCCGAATACGTTCTATGGTGTAGGAACCGTTCAAGAGGAGGTTGGACTACGCGGAGCACAAACGGCTGGTCATTTTGTTCAACCAGATATCTCCTTTGCTGTTGATGTGGGGATTGCTGGAGATACACCAGGGATTAAGCCAGAGGAAGCAAACTCGAAGATCGGAAAAGGGCCTCAAATTATTCTATATGATGCATCGATGATTGCTCATAAAAACCTTACGGATTTTGTTGTCAAGGTAGCAGAGGAAAATCAGATTCCGTATCAATTTGATTTCATTAATGGCGGAGGTACGGATGCTGGGCGTATTCAGCTTACGGGGAATGGTGTGCCTTCCTTAGCGATCACAATTGCTACTCGCTATATCCATAGCCATGCAGGAATTTTACACCGTGATGATTATGATAACGCCGTGAATCTACTTGTTGCTGTAATTAAGAAGCTAGATGCAGAAACTGTGGAGAAAATTAAATTAGGGTAG
- a CDS encoding TrmH family RNA methyltransferase, translated as MYIESSQNPRFKEWKKLLTKKGRTKQRSFLVEGFHLAEEAFMSKWDIDAVLLMQDTVVTPSLEQYLAPYKSITFELSSKLFLELSETEAPQGIIVIVKQRELKIDEKSALFEAGQTILVVDQVQDPGNMGTIIRTADAAGVDAIVISKGSADIYSGKTLRSTQGSIFHLPIIQEELEEVLPDLEKEGWTILASALTDSVDVQQLALQNKPKIALIVGNEGQGVSEYALAQAHQRVKIPIWGQAESLNVGVATGILLYSIRSQFHFM; from the coding sequence ATGTATATTGAATCCAGCCAGAATCCCCGCTTTAAGGAGTGGAAAAAGCTTTTAACTAAAAAGGGGAGAACCAAGCAACGGAGCTTTCTAGTAGAAGGGTTTCATCTTGCAGAGGAAGCATTTATGTCTAAGTGGGATATTGATGCTGTCTTGCTGATGCAGGATACTGTAGTTACACCTTCATTGGAACAGTACTTAGCCCCATATAAGTCAATAACGTTCGAACTAAGTAGTAAGCTGTTTTTAGAGCTAAGCGAGACAGAAGCACCTCAGGGAATCATAGTGATTGTAAAGCAACGAGAGTTAAAGATTGATGAGAAGAGTGCTTTATTTGAAGCAGGACAAACCATCCTAGTTGTTGATCAGGTTCAAGATCCAGGAAATATGGGTACTATCATTAGGACAGCTGATGCTGCTGGTGTGGATGCCATTGTTATAAGTAAGGGAAGCGCAGATATCTATTCCGGAAAAACGCTGCGTTCTACACAGGGCTCCATTTTTCACCTACCTATTATTCAGGAGGAGCTAGAGGAGGTCTTACCAGATCTAGAGAAGGAAGGCTGGACCATATTAGCTTCTGCTTTAACGGACAGTGTAGATGTTCAGCAGCTTGCCCTACAAAACAAGCCAAAAATAGCTTTGATTGTAGGAAATGAAGGTCAAGGTGTGTCTGAATACGCCTTAGCTCAAGCTCATCAGCGTGTGAAGATCCCTATTTGGGGTCAGGCTGAGTCCTTGAACGTTGGAGTAGCAACAGGGATTCTACTTTACTCCATCAGGTCACAATTTCATTTTATGTAG
- the rpmI gene encoding 50S ribosomal protein L35, which produces MPKMKTHKGAAKRFKKTGSGKLKRARAFTSHMFSNKTQKQKRKLRKAAIVSSGDFKRIKEMLTYK; this is translated from the coding sequence ATGCCAAAAATGAAAACACATAAAGGTGCAGCAAAACGCTTTAAAAAGACCGGAAGTGGCAAACTTAAGCGTGCTCGTGCTTTTACAAGCCATATGTTCTCTAACAAAACTCAAAAGCAAAAGCGTAAGCTTCGTAAAGCTGCTATAGTGAGCAGTGGAGATTTCAAACGTATTAAAGAAATGTTAACTTACAAGTAA
- the infC gene encoding translation initiation factor IF-3, with translation MRAFCVRFFILLRVPSLVLRFWPKSCWRCQHISKELLVNEGIRAKEVRVIGVDGEQLGILPIRQALQLAFDANLDLVNVAPTAKPPVCRIMDYGKFKFEQQKKDKEARKKQKIISLKEVRFSPTIEDHDYQTKMRNVVKFLKNGDKVKCSIRFKGRQITHSEIGRQVLDRLAKDIAEVGEIESKPKMEGRSMLMILSPKTTDK, from the coding sequence ATGCGGGCGTTTTGCGTCCGCTTTTTTATTTTGCTACGTGTACCATCCTTAGTCTTAAGATTTTGGCCAAAATCTTGTTGGAGGTGTCAACATATTAGCAAGGAACTTTTAGTCAATGAAGGCATTCGTGCGAAGGAAGTTCGTGTCATTGGAGTCGATGGAGAGCAGTTAGGAATTTTGCCGATCCGTCAAGCGTTACAATTAGCTTTTGATGCTAACTTAGATCTTGTCAATGTAGCTCCTACAGCTAAACCACCAGTATGTCGAATTATGGACTACGGAAAGTTTAAGTTTGAGCAGCAAAAGAAAGATAAAGAAGCACGTAAAAAGCAGAAAATCATTAGTCTTAAAGAAGTTCGGTTTAGCCCTACGATTGAGGACCATGATTATCAAACAAAGATGCGTAATGTCGTCAAGTTTCTCAAAAATGGTGATAAAGTAAAATGCTCCATTCGATTTAAAGGACGCCAAATTACTCACTCTGAGATTGGTAGACAGGTATTAGATCGCTTAGCAAAAGATATTGCCGAAGTAGGAGAGATTGAATCCAAGCCTAAGATGGAAGGCCGTAGTATGTTAATGATTCTTTCTCCTAAAACGACAGATAAATAA
- a CDS encoding sigma-w pathway protein ysdB translates to MAVFIRILIFFSIIVLTYMIFKYLFHPKRKLELAHDKKELYLLDDFKQVRKNLLVTQKGVLFEGEKYLGTADEAFRVVHIKLWTKSRNDLHGLRTADFEEIENLLFKHYPYASIEWSGPVKELLKGNK, encoded by the coding sequence ATGGCTGTTTTTATAAGAATATTGATCTTTTTCTCTATCATCGTATTAACATACATGATTTTTAAATACTTGTTCCATCCTAAGCGGAAGCTTGAGCTTGCTCATGATAAAAAGGAATTATATCTTTTAGACGATTTTAAGCAGGTAAGAAAAAATCTCTTGGTTACGCAAAAAGGGGTGCTTTTTGAAGGAGAAAAGTATCTTGGAACAGCAGATGAAGCGTTTCGTGTTGTTCATATTAAGCTTTGGACCAAATCTAGGAATGACCTACACGGTCTCAGAACGGCGGACTTTGAAGAAATTGAAAACCTCCTATTTAAGCACTACCCTTACGCTTCAATTGAATGGAGTGGTCCTGTGAAGGAGCTTCTCAAAGGAAATAAATAA
- the rplT gene encoding 50S ribosomal protein L20 codes for MPRVKGGIVSRRRRKKVLKLAKGYFGSKHRLFKSANAQVLKSLLYAYRDRRQRKRDFRKLWITRINAAARIHGLSYSKFMHGLKTAGVDINRKMLADLAVNDKDTFAQLVSKAKGQ; via the coding sequence ATGCCAAGAGTTAAGGGTGGTATTGTTTCACGCCGTCGTCGTAAAAAAGTATTAAAGCTAGCTAAAGGTTATTTCGGTTCCAAACACCGTTTATTTAAATCAGCTAATGCTCAGGTTTTAAAATCATTACTATATGCTTACCGTGACCGTCGTCAAAGAAAGCGTGATTTCCGTAAGCTATGGATTACACGTATCAATGCGGCAGCTCGTATTCACGGGTTATCTTACAGCAAATTCATGCACGGATTAAAGACTGCTGGTGTGGACATTAACCGTAAAATGCTAGCAGACCTTGCTGTAAACGACAAAGATACATTTGCTCAATTAGTATCAAAAGCAAAAGGTCAATAA